One region of Peribacillus simplex genomic DNA includes:
- the udk gene encoding uridine kinase, whose amino-acid sequence MTRKKPVVIGVTGGSGSGKTSVTRSIFEFFQGHSILMIEQDYYYKDQSHLPFEERLKTNYDHPLAFDNDLLIDHINALLRYETIEKPVYDYSIHTRSEEVITVEPQDVIILEGILVLEDERLRDLMDMKLYVDTDADLRILRRMTRDIKERGRSIDSVIDQYISVVRPMHNQFIEPTKRYADIIIPEGGQNHVAIDLMVTKIRDILETSLL is encoded by the coding sequence ATGACAAGGAAAAAACCAGTGGTCATCGGAGTTACCGGAGGGTCAGGATCAGGTAAAACAAGTGTTACCCGTTCCATTTTTGAATTCTTTCAAGGACATTCGATCTTGATGATCGAACAAGATTATTACTATAAAGATCAAAGTCATTTGCCTTTTGAAGAACGGTTGAAAACGAATTATGATCACCCTCTGGCATTTGATAATGATTTGTTAATCGATCACATTAACGCATTGCTGCGCTATGAAACGATAGAAAAACCAGTTTATGATTATTCGATCCATACACGTTCAGAAGAAGTCATCACAGTTGAGCCCCAGGATGTCATCATCCTTGAAGGGATTCTTGTGCTGGAGGATGAGCGCCTCCGGGATCTGATGGATATGAAACTGTATGTTGATACTGACGCAGACTTGCGGATACTCCGTCGGATGACCCGTGATATTAAAGAACGCGGCCGTTCCATAGATTCCGTCATCGATCAATACATCAGTGTCGTTCGCCCGATGCATAATCAGTTCATAGAACCGACGAAGCGTTATGCCGATATCATCATTCCAGAAGGCGGTCAAAACCATGTGGCGATTGACCTTATGGTGACAAAAATAAGGGACATACTTGAAACATCATTGCTGTAA
- a CDS encoding peptidase U32 family protein, which produces MNAIADKISKIVDGKRVIVKKPELLAPAGNLEKLKIAVHYGADAVFIGGQEYGLRSNAGNFTFEEMKEGVEFAKKYGAKVYVTTNIFAHNENIDGLDEYLEGLQEAGVHGIIVADPLIIETCKRVAPNVEIHLSTQQSLSNWKAVQYWKEEGLERVVLARETSADEIREMKEKVDIEIEAFVHGAMCIAYSGRCTLSNHMTARDSNRGGCCQSCRWDYDLYELDQDGEKALFDKEDAPFAMSPKDLKLIESLPGMIEIGIDSLKVEGRMKSIHYIATVVSVYRKVIDAYCADPDNFKIKKEWLEELDKCANRETASSFMEGEIPGYKQQMFGNHTVKTRFDFAGLVLEYNEETQIATMQQRNFFKPGDEVEFFGPEIENFTQKIGTIWDESGKELEAARHPLQIVRIQVDNRVYVNNMMRKEN; this is translated from the coding sequence TTGAATGCTATTGCTGATAAAATTTCCAAGATCGTTGATGGAAAGAGAGTCATTGTAAAAAAACCGGAATTGCTGGCTCCGGCTGGCAACCTGGAAAAATTAAAAATCGCCGTCCATTACGGCGCGGATGCCGTATTCATTGGCGGGCAGGAATATGGTCTTCGTTCCAATGCAGGCAACTTCACGTTTGAGGAAATGAAGGAAGGCGTCGAATTCGCTAAAAAGTATGGTGCTAAAGTATATGTAACAACAAATATCTTTGCACATAATGAAAATATCGATGGTCTTGATGAATACCTGGAAGGTCTTCAGGAGGCTGGTGTTCATGGAATCATCGTCGCCGATCCATTAATCATCGAAACTTGTAAACGGGTCGCTCCTAACGTAGAAATCCATTTAAGCACACAGCAATCGCTGTCGAACTGGAAGGCTGTTCAGTACTGGAAAGAGGAAGGCCTGGAGCGGGTTGTTTTGGCACGTGAGACGAGTGCTGATGAAATCCGTGAAATGAAGGAGAAGGTCGATATCGAAATCGAGGCTTTCGTTCACGGGGCCATGTGCATTGCCTATTCTGGACGCTGCACCCTTTCGAACCATATGACGGCGCGTGATTCGAACCGTGGCGGCTGCTGTCAGTCATGCCGTTGGGATTACGATTTATATGAGTTGGATCAAGATGGGGAAAAGGCTCTATTCGATAAAGAAGATGCTCCATTCGCAATGAGTCCAAAAGACCTGAAGCTTATTGAATCCTTGCCAGGCATGATTGAAATTGGCATTGATAGCTTGAAAGTCGAAGGAAGAATGAAGTCCATTCATTATATTGCTACAGTTGTCAGTGTCTATCGTAAAGTGATTGATGCGTATTGTGCCGATCCGGACAATTTCAAGATTAAAAAAGAATGGCTCGAGGAGCTTGATAAGTGTGCGAACCGTGAGACGGCATCTTCGTTCATGGAAGGGGAAATTCCTGGGTATAAACAGCAAATGTTCGGGAATCATACCGTAAAGACTCGCTTCGACTTCGCGGGATTGGTGCTTGAATATAACGAGGAAACTCAAATCGCCACCATGCAGCAACGTAACTTCTTCAAGCCTGGAGATGAAGTGGAGTTTTTTGGACCGGAAATCGAAAACTTCACTCAAAAAATCGGTACGATCTGGGATGAGTCAGGTAAGGAGCTGGAGGCAGCTCGCCATCCGCTTCAAATTGTCCGCATTCAAGTAGATAATCGAGTATATGTGAACAATATGATGCGGAAGGAGAATTGA
- a CDS encoding peptidase U32 family protein has product MKKPELLVTPTSVSHITELIDAGADAFVIGEQRYALRLAGEFKREDVKKAIELAHAAGKKVYVSMNAIFHNEKVDELEEYVTFLKETGADRIIFGDPAVLMAVRAAAPDMPLHWNTEMTVTNWYTCNYWGKRGAVRAVAAREISLDEIVEMKENAEVEIEVQVHGMTCMFQSKRTLLGNYFEYQGKALEVENRKEHRNMFLHDKERENKYPIYEDENGTHIMSPNDMCMIDELQELIEAEIDSLKIEGLLQTPGYIIEMTKLYREAIDVCADDPDRYDDMKSELFEKVKAVQPDSRELDTGFFFKESVY; this is encoded by the coding sequence ATGAAAAAACCTGAATTACTCGTGACTCCAACAAGTGTCAGTCATATAACAGAACTCATCGATGCAGGAGCAGACGCCTTCGTCATTGGCGAACAACGTTATGCCCTTAGGCTGGCAGGGGAGTTCAAACGTGAGGATGTCAAGAAGGCGATTGAGCTTGCACATGCCGCAGGCAAGAAAGTGTACGTGTCAATGAACGCCATTTTCCATAATGAAAAAGTGGACGAGCTTGAAGAGTATGTCACATTCCTTAAAGAGACTGGTGCTGACCGGATCATATTCGGTGATCCGGCAGTCTTAATGGCTGTCCGTGCAGCGGCACCTGATATGCCCCTGCACTGGAATACAGAGATGACGGTAACGAACTGGTACACATGTAATTATTGGGGAAAACGCGGTGCTGTCCGTGCCGTGGCTGCCCGTGAAATAAGCCTGGACGAGATAGTGGAAATGAAGGAAAATGCCGAAGTGGAGATTGAAGTGCAAGTGCACGGCATGACGTGTATGTTCCAATCCAAGCGTACGCTTCTGGGGAATTACTTTGAATATCAAGGCAAGGCATTGGAAGTGGAAAATCGGAAGGAACATCGAAATATGTTCTTGCATGATAAGGAACGTGAAAATAAATACCCGATTTATGAAGATGAAAATGGTACACATATCATGAGTCCGAATGATATGTGCATGATTGATGAACTTCAGGAATTGATTGAAGCGGAAATTGATTCCTTGAAAATCGAAGGGTTATTACAAACACCGGGATATATCATCGAGATGACAAAGTTATATCGGGAAGCGATTGACGTATGTGCAGATGACCCTGACCGTTATGATGATATGAAATCGGAACTATTTGAAAAGGTCAAAGCGGTTCAGCCGGATAGTCGTGAGTTGGATACAGGATTCTTCTTTAAAGAATCGGTTTATTAA
- a CDS encoding O-methyltransferase, which translates to MNGKIEQYLHSLIPERTGLIKELEDFAMENSVPIMEPEGIEVLLQILRLHQPKAILEVGSAIGYSAIRMAETLPEAQIVTLERNEARIEQARTNFEKAGLSKRITLIEGDALEAGPKVMEHGPFDIIFVDAAKGQYKRFFELFEPMLADAGIIITDNVLFKGLVAENIEEMEMTRRKRALIKKIRDFNIWLHDHPHFDTVILPIGDGVAISKHRGDKNEKT; encoded by the coding sequence TTGAACGGAAAAATAGAACAATATCTTCATTCCTTAATTCCGGAGCGTACGGGTTTGATTAAGGAGTTGGAAGATTTTGCAATGGAAAATAGTGTGCCGATCATGGAGCCGGAGGGTATTGAGGTGCTGCTTCAGATTTTAAGGCTTCATCAGCCTAAGGCGATTCTGGAGGTAGGTTCGGCCATTGGCTATTCGGCCATAAGGATGGCTGAGACCCTTCCGGAGGCTCAAATCGTTACACTTGAACGAAATGAAGCCCGTATTGAGCAGGCAAGAACAAACTTCGAGAAGGCTGGACTGTCCAAAAGGATTACCCTCATTGAAGGTGATGCCCTTGAAGCGGGACCGAAAGTCATGGAACATGGTCCGTTTGATATCATCTTCGTTGATGCAGCTAAAGGGCAGTACAAGCGATTCTTTGAACTATTTGAACCAATGCTTGCAGATGCTGGCATTATCATTACGGATAATGTTTTATTTAAAGGATTGGTTGCCGAAAATATTGAAGAAATGGAAATGACGAGACGAAAGCGAGCTCTCATCAAAAAAATCAGAGACTTTAACATCTGGTTACATGACCATCCTCATTTCGATACCGTAATTTTGCCGATTGGTGATGGTGTGGCCATAAGTAAACATAGAGGTGACAAAAATGAAAAAACCTGA
- the mltG gene encoding endolytic transglycosylase MltG yields MDEKDKNLSKKEHIQMKLLERQGEAKLVRKIIMITIASLILLIGIVGLVGFLYINSAMKPVDPDDDTIKKVKIPIGSSVNGISTLLEEQGIIKDARVFKYYIKFRNESGFQAGEYKLSPSMPIEDIVTSIKTGKLMKEAALKITIPEGKQLIQIADIIAVKTDEDPKKVFKELNDKKFVKSMQKKFPELLTSEIENKKILYPLEGYLFPATYDFYEKKPTLETIVTEMLKKTEETLQAYEPQMDKSDYSVHQMLTFASLVEEEATAKVDRGKIASVFYNRMKEGMPLQTDPTVLYAKGSHKSKVYYKDLEVKSPYNTYKNKGLPPGPIANAGKTSIDAVLKPQKTDFLYFLATPEGEVLYSKTLDDHNNKKAEHISNK; encoded by the coding sequence ATGGATGAAAAAGATAAAAATCTATCTAAAAAGGAACATATCCAAATGAAATTGTTAGAACGGCAAGGAGAAGCCAAGCTGGTACGTAAAATCATCATGATTACTATAGCTTCGCTTATTTTATTAATTGGGATAGTTGGTCTTGTGGGCTTTTTATATATCAACTCAGCCATGAAACCAGTCGATCCTGATGATGACACCATCAAAAAAGTGAAAATCCCAATCGGATCTTCCGTGAACGGAATTTCAACACTGCTTGAAGAGCAGGGAATAATCAAGGACGCACGGGTATTCAAATATTATATTAAATTTCGGAATGAATCCGGTTTTCAGGCAGGTGAGTATAAATTGTCACCTTCCATGCCAATTGAAGATATTGTCACAAGCATCAAAACCGGGAAACTCATGAAAGAAGCTGCATTGAAGATAACGATTCCTGAAGGAAAGCAGCTTATCCAGATTGCCGATATCATTGCGGTGAAGACGGATGAAGATCCGAAAAAGGTCTTTAAGGAATTGAATGATAAGAAATTCGTTAAGTCCATGCAAAAGAAATTTCCGGAGCTCTTGACGTCGGAAATTGAAAATAAAAAGATTTTATATCCGCTTGAAGGGTACCTTTTCCCAGCTACATATGACTTTTATGAGAAAAAGCCGACATTGGAAACCATAGTCACTGAGATGCTGAAGAAAACGGAAGAGACATTGCAGGCATACGAGCCCCAGATGGACAAAAGCGATTATTCCGTACACCAGATGCTGACTTTCGCTTCGCTTGTCGAAGAAGAAGCTACGGCAAAAGTTGATCGTGGAAAGATAGCTTCCGTCTTTTATAATCGGATGAAGGAAGGTATGCCGCTTCAAACGGATCCGACCGTTCTGTATGCAAAAGGTTCACATAAGAGTAAGGTGTACTACAAAGACCTTGAGGTGAAGTCCCCGTATAATACGTATAAGAACAAGGGGCTGCCGCCAGGACCGATTGCCAATGCCGGAAAGACCTCGATTGATGCGGTTTTGAAACCTCAGAAAACGGATTTCCTATACTTTTTGGCAACACCTGAAGGGGAAGTCCTTTACTCCAAAACTTTGGATGACCATAATAACAAAAAGGCAGAGCATATTTCCAATAAATAA
- a CDS encoding DUF1292 domain-containing protein, giving the protein MEHGENNITVVDENGNEQLCEILFTFDSDKFNKSYVLYYPMSAEDEEEEIEIHASSFVPSEDNKDGELTPIETEEEWDLVEEMLNTFLDQEEAEEE; this is encoded by the coding sequence ATGGAACACGGCGAAAACAACATTACAGTAGTAGATGAAAACGGAAACGAGCAGCTTTGCGAAATCCTTTTCACATTCGACTCAGATAAATTCAACAAATCTTATGTACTTTATTATCCGATGTCTGCAGAAGATGAAGAGGAAGAAATTGAAATCCACGCTTCATCATTCGTACCAAGCGAAGATAATAAAGATGGTGAACTTACACCGATCGAAACCGAAGAAGAATGGGATCTGGTCGAAGAAATGTTAAATACATTCCTTGACCAAGAAGAAGCTGAAGAAGAATAA
- the ruvX gene encoding Holliday junction resolvase RuvX, giving the protein MRTMGLDLGSKTIGVAVSDAMGWTAQGLETIKINEAGNDFGFKRLNEIIKEHEISKIVLGLPKNMNGTVGPRGEISQDFAKRLEKKFKLPVFLWDERLTTMAAERVLLEADVSRSKRKKVIDKMAAVMILQGFLDRQTNSI; this is encoded by the coding sequence ATGCGCACAATGGGACTTGATTTAGGTTCAAAAACCATCGGCGTTGCCGTGAGTGACGCGATGGGGTGGACTGCACAAGGATTGGAAACGATCAAAATTAACGAAGCTGGTAATGACTTCGGCTTTAAACGTCTCAATGAAATAATAAAAGAGCATGAAATTTCTAAAATTGTCCTAGGTTTACCTAAAAATATGAATGGAACCGTTGGACCGCGAGGCGAGATCAGTCAAGATTTCGCCAAACGATTAGAAAAAAAATTCAAGCTGCCTGTGTTTCTCTGGGATGAACGGTTGACAACTATGGCGGCTGAACGTGTCCTTCTTGAGGCGGACGTGAGCCGAAGCAAACGCAAGAAAGTCATTGATAAAATGGCAGCTGTCATGATTCTGCAAGGTTTCTTGGACAGACAAACAAATTCAATATGA
- a CDS encoding IreB family regulatory phosphoprotein: MSSFDKTMKFNFPEEPFERDVQEVLSQVYVALQEKGYNPINQIVGYLLSGDPAYIPRHMDARNIIRKLERDEIIEELVKSYLKNHREEY; the protein is encoded by the coding sequence ATGAGTTCCTTTGATAAAACGATGAAATTTAATTTTCCCGAAGAACCATTCGAAAGAGATGTACAAGAAGTATTGTCTCAAGTGTATGTTGCACTTCAGGAAAAAGGTTATAACCCGATCAACCAGATTGTCGGTTATCTATTATCTGGTGACCCGGCCTATATCCCGCGCCATATGGATGCTCGAAACATTATTCGTAAGCTTGAACGCGATGAAATCATCGAAGAATTGGTTAAGTCGTATCTTAAGAACCATCGAGAGGAATACTAA
- the alaS gene encoding alanine--tRNA ligase: MKYLTGAQIRQMYLDFFSEKGHNIEPSASLVPHEDPSLLWINSGVATLKKYFDGRVIPENPRITNAQKAIRTNDIENVGKTARHHTFFEMLGNFSIGEYFKEEAITWAWEFLTDEKWIGFDKEKLAVTIHPEDDEAFELWNKKIGVPAERIIRLEENFWDIGEGPSGPNTEIFYDRGPAYGDDPNDPELYPGGENERHLEVWNLVFSQFNHNPDGSYTPLPKKNIDTGMGLERMASVVQDVATNYDTDLFMPIIRAVEEISDVKYGVDAEKDVAFKVIADHIRTVAFAVGDGALPSNEGRGYVLRRLLRRAVRYAKQININRPFMFELVTVVGEIMKDFYPEVLKNKEFIAKVIKNEEERFHETLNDGLSILSEVIKKEKEKGGTTIPGSDAFRLYDTYGFPIELTEEYAEEEGMTVDQAGFEKEMDAQRERARSARQDVDSMQIQGGVLGDIKVESEFVGYDQVAVEAKVSAIIKNGELVTEAQEGEEVQVILNKTPFYAESGGQIADKGTMANESVKLDVHDVQKAPNGQNLHRVTVAAGTLMSGSEIVASVNHENRIHITKNHTATHLLHQALKDVLGTHVNQAGSLVQAERLRFDFSHFGQITAEEIERIETIVNEKIWQSLQVNTDYKNIEEAKAMGAMALFGEKYGKIVRVVQIGDYSLELCGGVHVPNTAVIGLFKIVSESGIGAGTRRIEAVTGAGAYKLMTDQIGVLKDAAAKLKTNLKDVPSRIETVLAEVKDLHRENESLTAKLSNIEAGSLVSNVKDINGVQVLVAKVQATDMNNLRAMADDLKQKLDSVIIVLGSAQGDKVNLIAGVTKDYIDRGFHAGKLIKEVASRCGGGGGGRPDMAQAGGKDPEKLDAALNFVEEWVLSIS, from the coding sequence ATGAAGTATTTAACTGGTGCTCAAATCCGCCAAATGTATTTAGATTTTTTTAGTGAAAAAGGCCATAACATCGAACCAAGTGCGTCATTGGTTCCCCATGAAGATCCATCACTGCTTTGGATAAATTCAGGTGTCGCTACTTTAAAGAAATATTTTGATGGACGGGTGATTCCTGAAAATCCAAGGATTACAAATGCACAGAAGGCAATCCGTACAAACGATATTGAAAACGTGGGGAAAACTGCACGTCATCATACGTTTTTCGAAATGCTCGGTAACTTTTCCATTGGTGAATACTTCAAAGAAGAAGCCATCACATGGGCATGGGAGTTTTTGACGGATGAAAAATGGATTGGGTTCGACAAAGAGAAATTGGCTGTGACAATCCATCCAGAAGATGATGAAGCATTCGAACTCTGGAATAAAAAAATCGGTGTTCCTGCTGAAAGAATCATTCGTCTGGAAGAAAACTTCTGGGATATCGGTGAGGGTCCAAGTGGCCCGAATACAGAGATTTTCTATGACCGCGGACCAGCATACGGCGATGATCCGAATGACCCGGAACTATATCCAGGCGGGGAAAATGAACGTCATCTAGAAGTCTGGAATCTTGTGTTTTCTCAATTCAACCATAATCCTGACGGCTCTTACACACCTCTTCCAAAGAAAAATATCGATACGGGCATGGGACTTGAACGTATGGCTTCCGTCGTTCAAGATGTGGCGACGAACTATGATACGGATTTATTCATGCCAATCATCCGGGCAGTCGAAGAAATCTCCGATGTGAAATATGGTGTCGATGCAGAAAAAGATGTTGCATTCAAAGTCATTGCCGACCATATTCGTACGGTAGCCTTTGCGGTAGGTGACGGGGCTCTTCCATCCAACGAAGGACGCGGTTATGTATTACGCCGTTTGCTTCGCAGAGCGGTTCGTTATGCTAAGCAAATCAACATCAATCGTCCATTCATGTTCGAGCTTGTGACGGTCGTTGGCGAAATCATGAAAGACTTCTACCCTGAAGTCCTCAAGAATAAAGAGTTCATTGCAAAAGTTATCAAGAATGAAGAGGAACGCTTCCATGAAACTCTAAATGATGGACTGTCCATCCTTTCTGAAGTCATAAAAAAGGAAAAGGAAAAAGGCGGTACGACCATTCCGGGCAGTGATGCATTCCGTTTATATGACACATATGGTTTCCCGATCGAGTTAACGGAGGAATATGCAGAAGAAGAAGGCATGACGGTCGATCAAGCTGGATTTGAAAAAGAAATGGATGCACAGCGCGAACGTGCCCGTTCAGCGCGTCAAGATGTTGATTCCATGCAAATCCAAGGCGGGGTATTAGGAGATATTAAAGTTGAAAGTGAGTTTGTCGGCTATGATCAAGTTGCGGTCGAAGCCAAAGTTTCTGCCATCATTAAAAATGGCGAGCTTGTAACGGAGGCACAAGAAGGTGAGGAAGTTCAGGTAATACTGAACAAGACTCCTTTCTACGCGGAAAGCGGGGGTCAAATAGCTGATAAAGGAACGATGGCTAATGAATCCGTTAAGTTGGATGTCCATGATGTTCAAAAAGCTCCAAATGGCCAAAATCTGCACCGTGTAACTGTAGCTGCCGGCACTTTAATGTCAGGTTCCGAAATCGTTGCTTCGGTAAATCATGAAAATCGCATCCATATCACGAAAAATCATACAGCGACACATCTTCTGCATCAGGCGTTGAAAGATGTGCTAGGTACACATGTCAATCAGGCAGGTTCACTCGTACAAGCTGAGCGCCTTCGCTTCGATTTCTCTCATTTTGGCCAGATAACGGCGGAAGAGATTGAGCGGATCGAAACGATTGTAAATGAAAAGATTTGGCAAAGCCTTCAAGTGAACACTGATTATAAAAACATTGAAGAAGCCAAGGCGATGGGCGCAATGGCCCTGTTCGGCGAAAAATACGGCAAGATTGTCCGTGTCGTGCAAATAGGCGATTATAGTCTTGAACTTTGCGGTGGCGTTCACGTCCCGAATACCGCGGTAATCGGCTTGTTCAAAATCGTTTCAGAAAGCGGAATCGGTGCGGGAACTCGCCGGATAGAAGCGGTAACGGGTGCAGGAGCATACAAATTGATGACTGATCAAATTGGTGTCTTGAAAGACGCGGCTGCTAAATTGAAAACGAACTTAAAAGATGTACCTTCAAGAATTGAAACGGTATTGGCTGAAGTGAAGGATCTTCATCGTGAGAATGAAAGCCTTACTGCAAAATTAAGTAATATTGAAGCAGGAAGCCTTGTCTCTAACGTAAAAGACATAAATGGGGTTCAAGTATTGGTGGCGAAGGTTCAAGCTACCGACATGAATAATCTTCGTGCCATGGCGGATGATTTGAAACAAAAGCTCGATTCTGTCATTATCGTATTAGGATCGGCTCAAGGTGATAAAGTCAATTTGATTGCCGGAGTTACGAAGGATTATATCGATCGCGGTTTCCATGCTGGTAAATTGATCAAAGAAGTTGCTTCACGTTGCGGCGGAGGCGGTGGCGGACGTCCAGATATGGCCCAAGCCGGCGGAAAAGACCCAGAAAAATTGGATGCAGCACTTAATTTTGTTGAAGAATGGGTCTTATCGATTTCATAA
- a CDS encoding AI-2E family transporter has protein sequence MSIRLKWFYRLGFLLLLFFVIYIFMKLKPMWGPVVTVCVTVLLPFLVGAFISYLLHPVVEYLNEKGMRRWLSITIIYLLFFGGAGFAVYKGIPVMVSQVRELSESVPELVEQYRSRIDKLNHQTAAWPFGIHERFEEGVILFEAWLKRMPEKAMEYAMKMIDFILLIALIPFIAFYILKDFTALKKMAWYMTPKKWRKQGRAFVRDVDASLGGYIRGQIIVCAVIGLISSLLFWVVGMQYPLLLGAIIGITNVIPYFGPIIGAIPAVIIAATISVKMVLIIAVIVLALQFLEGNILSPLIVGKSLHMHPLFIMLALLAGGEIGGIAGMVLSIPILAVLKVFVLHARVHFRKKPSLVDK, from the coding sequence ATGAGTATTCGTTTAAAGTGGTTTTATCGCCTGGGTTTTTTATTGCTCTTATTTTTCGTTATCTATATTTTTATGAAACTTAAGCCCATGTGGGGACCTGTCGTTACTGTTTGTGTGACGGTACTGCTGCCTTTTTTGGTTGGTGCGTTCATCAGTTATTTGCTGCACCCGGTAGTGGAATATTTAAATGAGAAAGGGATGCGTCGCTGGCTTTCGATTACGATCATCTATTTGCTGTTTTTCGGAGGGGCTGGTTTTGCGGTTTATAAAGGCATTCCTGTAATGGTCAGTCAGGTTCGAGAGCTCTCGGAAAGCGTACCGGAACTGGTTGAACAGTACAGGAGCCGGATAGATAAACTTAATCATCAAACGGCGGCCTGGCCGTTCGGAATTCATGAAAGATTCGAAGAAGGTGTCATCCTTTTTGAAGCCTGGCTGAAGCGTATGCCCGAAAAGGCAATGGAGTATGCAATGAAGATGATTGATTTCATCTTACTGATTGCGTTGATTCCATTCATTGCTTTTTATATCCTGAAAGATTTCACAGCATTAAAAAAAATGGCATGGTATATGACACCGAAAAAATGGCGAAAGCAGGGACGGGCATTCGTTCGTGATGTGGATGCGTCACTTGGAGGCTATATCCGCGGTCAAATCATCGTCTGTGCCGTGATCGGTTTAATTTCCTCGCTGCTTTTCTGGGTAGTCGGAATGCAATATCCGCTGCTTTTGGGGGCGATAATCGGGATAACGAATGTCATTCCCTATTTCGGTCCCATAATCGGGGCCATTCCTGCAGTGATTATCGCCGCGACAATTTCAGTGAAAATGGTATTGATCATTGCGGTCATCGTGCTTGCACTCCAATTCCTTGAGGGGAATATCTTGTCGCCGCTAATAGTCGGTAAAAGCCTCCATATGCATCCGCTGTTCATCATGCTTGCATTATTGGCCGGTGGGGAAATAGGCGGGATCGCGGGCATGGTCCTTTCGATTCCCATTTTGGCAGTGTTGAAAGTTTTTGTTCTGCACGCCCGCGTTCACTTTAGAAAGAAGCCGTCCCTTGTTGACAAATAA
- a CDS encoding PRC-barrel domain-containing protein — protein sequence MRTFSLLKGMPIFTTKGERIGTVHDLSISESGQVTGLVIHQQALFKRAFHLKLDEISSFGPDGIFIVHQDSALGKVPADSMCLTKDELLGRMLFSEMGEELGLLQDVYFREKMGTIIAYETTDGFFSESTVIESKQPPAFGKDTIIVSVYEQ from the coding sequence TTGCGGACGTTTTCTTTATTGAAAGGGATGCCGATTTTTACAACCAAAGGAGAAAGAATCGGCACGGTCCACGATTTATCGATATCTGAATCGGGTCAGGTAACAGGCTTGGTCATTCATCAACAGGCATTGTTCAAAAGAGCTTTTCATTTAAAACTGGACGAAATATCTTCTTTCGGTCCAGATGGGATCTTCATCGTCCATCAGGATTCAGCCCTAGGGAAAGTGCCTGCGGATTCCATGTGCTTAACGAAGGATGAATTATTGGGACGCATGCTTTTTTCAGAAATGGGTGAGGAGCTTGGTTTACTGCAGGATGTATATTTCAGGGAAAAAATGGGCACGATTATAGCGTATGAAACAACGGATGGGTTTTTCTCGGAGTCGACAGTGATAGAATCAAAACAGCCGCCTGCATTTGGGAAGGATACCATCATTGTTTCAGTTTATGAACAGTGA
- a CDS encoding TPM domain-containing protein: MKRLAVFALFFILTFSLANVVAAQPKIPEPVGDIYVQDFAGVLDDQEKSELIELGKRLDDATKAQISVLTVDSLEGSEIEEYSVQAFRSFKLGDAKLNNGVLIVLAKKERKIRIEVGYGLEGAITDIRSGQILDNVAIPELKAGNSDLALTETYKAVYNDVTKEYNLGDEFHQDLSVQPESETFRPSGLQIFLIIIVVIIVFIIDAKFFKGFFLQILLNILLMFISRGGGGGRGGGSGPRDGGGGSSGGGGSSRGW, encoded by the coding sequence ATGAAAAGACTCGCTGTGTTTGCGCTATTTTTCATTCTCACGTTCAGTTTAGCAAACGTAGTCGCAGCACAACCTAAAATTCCTGAACCAGTTGGGGATATATATGTCCAGGACTTTGCCGGAGTCCTGGATGATCAGGAAAAATCCGAACTCATCGAGCTTGGGAAACGGTTGGATGATGCCACAAAAGCACAAATTTCCGTTTTGACGGTGGATTCGTTGGAAGGATCTGAGATTGAAGAGTACTCGGTACAGGCATTTAGGTCATTCAAGCTTGGTGATGCAAAACTGAACAATGGAGTACTCATCGTTCTGGCCAAGAAAGAACGGAAAATCCGTATTGAAGTGGGGTACGGTTTGGAAGGTGCCATTACCGACATAAGATCGGGACAGATTTTGGACAATGTGGCTATCCCCGAGCTGAAGGCGGGTAATTCCGACCTTGCCCTGACTGAAACCTATAAGGCCGTATATAACGATGTCACGAAAGAATATAACTTAGGTGACGAGTTTCATCAAGATCTATCCGTTCAGCCCGAGTCAGAAACTTTTCGGCCATCAGGTTTACAGATTTTTCTCATTATCATCGTTGTCATCATCGTATTCATCATCGATGCCAAGTTCTTTAAAGGGTTTTTCCTTCAAATATTACTCAATATCCTCTTGATGTTCATCAGTCGCGGAGGTGGCGGTGGCCGTGGAGGCGGCAGCGGTCCACGGGACGGCGGCGGCGGAAGTTCCGGCGGCGGCGGTTCCAGCAGAGGATGGTAA